Part of the Pseudomonas sp. Leaf58 genome is shown below.
GGATCAAGGTCGGCCCCTTGCGCTCGACCGCCTGTCCCAGCGCCGCCTGCAGCTGCGCCACATCCGCCACATGCTCAGCCGCCGCACCCAATGCCCGCGCCACGCCAATGAAGTCCGGGGTATGGATATCCACACCAACCGGCTCAATCGCCCGGTTGACCATGTATTTCTTGATTTCCTCGTACCCCTGGTTGTTCCACAGCAGCACAATCAGCGGCACCTGCGCCTCCACCGCACTGGCCAGCTCTGGCAGGGTGAACTGTAAACCACCATCGCCAATCAGGCACACCACCGGCGCACGCTCAGCAGGCTGCTCGGCGCTGCCCAACCAGGCGCCCATGGCCGCCGGCAGCGCATACCCCAAGGTGCCATAACCGGTCGAGGCATTGAACCAGCGCCGTGGCTGGTCCATGTCCAGGGTCAGGTTGCCGGTGTATACCGGCTGGGTCGAATCGCCCACCAGAATGGCATTGGGCAGGCGCGCCAGAATGGCGTTCAACAAGCGTGTCTGGCTCAAGGTCGGCTGATCCCAACCTGCAACCAGTGCCTGGCGCAGGTTGTCCACGCGGGTCACACCCCAAGTGCTTTCGTGAACAGGTTGCGGCTGAGCCTGCAAGGCAACCAACAGCGCGTCGACGGCCAACTCGGCATCGGCCACCAGCGCCAGCTCCGGCAGGTAGTTGCGCACCGTCTGGTCCGGGTCGATGTCGATGCGCAGCAGGCTGCCCGGGATCTCGAAACCACCTTTGAAGGTCACGTCATAGTCGGTTTCGGCCAGTTCGGTGCCGATCGCCAGCACCACGTCCGCCTCGGCCACCAGCGACCGTGTTGCCGGCAGTGACTGGGTCGAGCCGATCTGCAGCGGGTGGCTGGAAGGCAATAGACCCTTGGCATTGATGGTCAGCGCCACCGGGGCTTGAAGGTGTTCGGCCAGACGTGCCAGCAAAGCACCCGCAGCCAACGCACCGCCACCCGCCAGGATCAAAGGCCGCCGTGCATTGGCCAGGCGCTCGGCCATGCGCGCCACAGCCTGCGGCGCGGCCCCCGCCCGGCTGGCACGCACCGGGCGCCCCGGCAGCAAGTGGTCGGCCGGCTCGACCAGCACATCGAGCGGGATCTCGATATGCACCGGGCGCGGCCGCGCGCCGTCGAACACGGCGAACGCTCGGGCCAACACCTGCGGCAGGTCGGCAGCATTCATCAAGGTGTGGGAAAACGCCGCCACACCCGCCACCAGCGCCGCCTGGTTGGGCAACTCGTGCAGTTTGCCGCGGCCACCACCCAGCTGGTCGCGGGCCTGCACGCTGGAAATCACCAGCATCGGGATCGAGTCGGCATAGGCCTGGCCCATGGCCGTGGTGATATTGGTCATGCCCGGGCCGGTGATGATGAAGCACACCCCGGGCTTGCCCCGGGTGCGCGCATAGCCATCAGCCATGAACCCGGCGCCTTGCTCATGGCGCGGGGTGATATGACGGATGGACGAGCCCGCTAGGCCGCGATAGAGCTCTACGGTATGTACACCGGGAATGCCGAAGACATGGTCCACGCCATAGCCTTCAAGGAGTTTGACCAATACTTCACCGCAAGTTGCCATCAGGTTTCACCGCTAATCTTGTTGGGTTATGCCCTTATTGGACCCAAGCCACGGCTATCGCCACAATGCAAAAAAACACATACTAGCCATGTCCTGTCGTCATGGCTAAACGCGATGAAGCGCCTCCCACCCCTGCCCGCCCTGCACACCTTTCTGGTCACTGCCCAGCACTGCAACTTCACCCGTGCCGGGCAACAGCTGCACATCACCCAAGGCGCCGTCAGCCGCCAAATCGCCGCCCTTGAGGAGCACTTGGGGTATGCCCTGTTCCAACGCCAGGCCCGCGGGCTGAGCCTGACCCGTGAAGGCCAGGACTGGCTGCCACGGGTACAGCAGGTGTTCGCGCTGATCGAACAAGGGGTGCGCGAGGTCGGTGAGCACAGCACCACCCTGCAACTGAAGGCGCCAACCTGCGTGATGCGCTGGCTGCTGCCGCGCCTGATGGAGTGGCAGGCGCTACGCCCGGACGTACCGGTGGAGCTGACCACCACGGTGCAGCATGGTGTGGATTTTCGCCGCGAGGGCTTCGATGCAGCGGTGGTCTATGGCGATGCGCCGAACCACGGGCTGCGCGTGCGCAAGCTGTTCGACGAGCAGCTGACGCCGGTGTGCGCGCCGTCGCTATGCCAGGGGCCGATACCCTTGCAGAAGGTTGAAGACCTGGCGCGGCACATGTTGCTGCACCCGTCGCGGGATGAGCATGACTGGCGGTTGTGGTTGCAGACGGCGGGGATGACGCAGGCCACGCAAGGGCCGAAGCAGCACTTCGAGACGCTGGACATGGCGATGGCCATGGCCTCGCAGGGAACGGGGGTGGCTATCGGCGACTGGTCGCTGATTGGCGATGACTTGCGCGGGGGGCGGCTGTGCATGCCGTTTCCCCTGAAGGTGCTGACGGGCAAGGGCTATTACCTGGTGAGCCAGGCCAGGAGCTTGCCGCCGGGGTTGCTGGAGTTACTGGATTGGCTGGAGGGCCAGGTCAGCCTGTAAGGGCCTCTTCGCGGGCTCGCCCGCTCCCACAGGGACAGCACAGGCCTTGGAATCTGTGCGGTACCTGTGTGGGCATGCCCGCAGCAGGCGACTCAGTAGCCGACTGTGAAGCGCTGCCGCGAATGCGCCGGCTTTTCCAGCTCGTCGAGCAGGGCAATCGCATAATCGGCAAAGGTGATCCAGCTTTTGCCATCCGCGCCAATCAGCAGGTGATCCTTACCTAACGTGTAGTGCCCACTGCGCTCGCCTTCAACGAACTCCGCCGAAGGCGACAGGAAGGTCCAGTCCAGGTTCGGCTCCCGTTGCAACACTTGCAGAAAATGCACCCCGGCTGTGGCCTCGGCCTTGTATGCCTCGGGAAAGTCCGGGCTGTCGATCACCCGGTGCCCCGACGGCAGCAACAGGCTGCCGGCACCACCCACTACCAGCAGGCGCCTAACCCCGGCCCGCTTGATCGGCTCGATGATGGCCTGCGGTGCGATGGTCGAAAAATGCGCTGCACTCAGCACTGCGTCCACCCCCGCGACCGCCGTTTGCAGGGCCGCGCTGTCCTGGGCATCCAGCGCCTTCACGGTCACCCCGTCACGCCCTTGCAGCTTCGACGGGTCACGGGCAATGGCCAGCACACTGTGGCCACGGCGCAGGGCCTCCTCCAGCAACTGGCTACCCGCGCGGCCAGTGGCACCGATGATTGCAATTTTGCTCATGGGATATTCTCCATAGTTGAACGGAACTACCACTTCATTTCGCCCTTGGCGACCTTGGCCCCTAGCGCCAACGAGCTTTCATCGGCGAGGTCCGGGTAATGCTGCTTCATGGCCTTGATCAATGCGCCAGCATCTTTCGCCTTGGCGGTTTCCGCATCGAAAGCGCGCATGTAATTGACGGTAAAGCGCACGGCTTCCAGCGAGCGGCTGCTATCGCCCAAGTAATGGCCCGGGATGACGGTGCGCGGCGCCAGCGCTTCGATGTGCGCCAGGGTGCCAAGCCAGTCGGCATGCGACTTGGCTGTTTGGGTGTCAGCCATCCACACATGAATGTGCTCGGACACCACCACGCCCCCGACCACTGCCTTAATCGACGGAATCCAGACAAAACTGCGCTCAGGCTGCGGGCCGTCCAGGCCAATCACTTCGAGGGCCTGCCCCTCCAGCGTCAGCTGGTGGCCCTCAAGCACCTGCGGCAGCACCAGCCGCGCCGGCTTGTCCGCGCCCAGCTGCGGTCCCCAGTAGGCCAGTTTGGCGTCCATGGTCTGGCGGATATGCGCAACAGTGGCGGCCGAGGCCAGCACCTTGGCCTCGGGGAAGGCCTGGGTCAGGGTATCCAGGCCAAAGTAGTAATCCGGGTCGCCATGGCTGATATAGATGCTGGTCAGGTGCTTGCCACTCGCGCGCAGGCGTTGCACCAGCTGCTCGGCCTGAGCCTTGCCAAACTGGGCATCGATTAGCACGGCGTCGTGCTCGCCACTGACGATCACCGAGCTGACCGGGAAGATCGCCGCGTGCCCGGGGTTGTACACCTCTAGCTGCAAGGGTTCGGTGGCCAGCACCGGGCCGGCCAAGGTAACGCAGGCCAGCACCAGGCCACGCAAAGGAGCGAACAGGGACATTGGCAACGCCTTCAGAAGATCAATGGCGAACAGCTTAGTTGCCCGATCCATGACAAAAAATGCGATGCTCAAACATAGTTTGTTTCTGAAACCGGGCAAATCATGGACCGTCTCAACGCCATGCGCGTGTTTGTCACCGTTGTCGACTTGGGTAGCCAGTCGGCAGCGGCGGATCATCTGCAGCTGTCGCGGCCGGTCGTGTCGCGCTACCTCGCCGAGCTGGAAGACTGGGTTGGCGCGCGGCTGATGCAGCGCACCACGCGCAAGCTCAGCCTCACTGCCGCTGGCCAAGAAACTTTGCCCCGCTGTCGGCAACTGCTGGAACTGGCCGGTGACCTGCAAGCCGCCGTGCAGCAACCGGACGATGCGCCCAAGGGCGCACTGCGCATCAGCGTTAGCACCTCATTCGGCCAGGCGCAGTTGGTGGATGCAGTTGCCGCTTACGTGCGGCGCTACCCGGGAGTGAAGGTGGAACTGCAAATGCTCGATCGCACCGTCAACCTTGTGGACGAGCGGATCGATCTGGCCATTCGCACCAGCAATGACCTGGACCCCAACCTGATCGCCCGGCGCCTGAGCGTATGCCGTTCGGTGGTATGCGCGGCACCGGCTTATCTGCGCGAGCACGGTACGCCGCAACAGGTTGAAGAGCTGAGCCGGCACAACTGCCTGACCCATGCCTACTTCGGCCACAACCTGTGGCATTTCGACGTAGCCGGCCGGCAGGTCGCCGTACCGGTGGCCGGTAACATCAGTGCCAACGAGGCGATGACACTGCAAAAAGCGGCGCTGGCCGGTGCAGGCATCGCCATGCTGCCGACCTACCAGGCCGCCGAGGCATTGCGCCGGGGCGAACTGGTGCGTTTGCTGCCAGAGGCCAAGCCCCGCGAGCTAAACCTGAATGCGGTGTATACCTCACGCAAGCACATGCCAGCGACCTTGCGCAGCATGCTGGATTTCCTGGTGCAGCGGTTCCAGGACGAACCGGAGTGGGACCGAGCGCTATAAGGTTTTTGCGGGAGCAGGCTACTCCTCGACGCTCATGTATTCCTTGGCCCAACGGATGTAATCCTCGGGCTGGGTGTAGGTGTGCGAGAGTTCGGTGGCGCTGAGGTTTTCCGATTTGTTCTGCTGGCCGCGCTGCAGCCGCAGGCAGTCGTAGGTAGCCTTGATCGCGGCAAAGTAAGCCGCGTGACCATCGACCACAATGCGTACGCCCAGGCGCGCCAGGCGCTCGTCGTCGCGCAGGTTCGGATTGCCATAGGTCACCAACATCAACGGTATGGTCAGGTGCTCGGCAATCTGCTCGAGCTGCTCGAAGTCCTTCACACCCACCATGCAGATACCGTCGGCACCCGCCTTCTGGTAGCTCTGGGTACGCACGATGATCTCTTCGGTGGTGAGCACGCCGGCATTGGTGCGGGCAATGATCGACAGTGACGAATCGACCCGGGCCTCCAGCGCCGCACGGATTTTGCCAACGCCCTCTTCGACCGTGATCAGGTCGGTGGACTTGCGCCCGAACTGGGCTGGCAGCAGGGTGTCCTCGATGGTCAGCGCGGCCACACCAGCCCGCTCCAGCTCGATAACCGTACGCATGACA
Proteins encoded:
- a CDS encoding 5-guanidino-2-oxopentanoate decarboxylase; this encodes MATCGEVLVKLLEGYGVDHVFGIPGVHTVELYRGLAGSSIRHITPRHEQGAGFMADGYARTRGKPGVCFIITGPGMTNITTAMGQAYADSIPMLVISSVQARDQLGGGRGKLHELPNQAALVAGVAAFSHTLMNAADLPQVLARAFAVFDGARPRPVHIEIPLDVLVEPADHLLPGRPVRASRAGAAPQAVARMAERLANARRPLILAGGGALAAGALLARLAEHLQAPVALTINAKGLLPSSHPLQIGSTQSLPATRSLVAEADVVLAIGTELAETDYDVTFKGGFEIPGSLLRIDIDPDQTVRNYLPELALVADAELAVDALLVALQAQPQPVHESTWGVTRVDNLRQALVAGWDQPTLSQTRLLNAILARLPNAILVGDSTQPVYTGNLTLDMDQPRRWFNASTGYGTLGYALPAAMGAWLGSAEQPAERAPVVCLIGDGGLQFTLPELASAVEAQVPLIVLLWNNQGYEEIKKYMVNRAIEPVGVDIHTPDFIGVARALGAAAEHVADVAQLQAALGQAVERKGPTLIQVDQNQWQETVWG
- a CDS encoding LysR substrate-binding domain-containing protein, producing MKRLPPLPALHTFLVTAQHCNFTRAGQQLHITQGAVSRQIAALEEHLGYALFQRQARGLSLTREGQDWLPRVQQVFALIEQGVREVGEHSTTLQLKAPTCVMRWLLPRLMEWQALRPDVPVELTTTVQHGVDFRREGFDAAVVYGDAPNHGLRVRKLFDEQLTPVCAPSLCQGPIPLQKVEDLARHMLLHPSRDEHDWRLWLQTAGMTQATQGPKQHFETLDMAMAMASQGTGVAIGDWSLIGDDLRGGRLCMPFPLKVLTGKGYYLVSQARSLPPGLLELLDWLEGQVSL
- a CDS encoding NAD(P)-dependent oxidoreductase, whose product is MSKIAIIGATGRAGSQLLEEALRRGHSVLAIARDPSKLQGRDGVTVKALDAQDSAALQTAVAGVDAVLSAAHFSTIAPQAIIEPIKRAGVRRLLVVGGAGSLLLPSGHRVIDSPDFPEAYKAEATAGVHFLQVLQREPNLDWTFLSPSAEFVEGERSGHYTLGKDHLLIGADGKSWITFADYAIALLDELEKPAHSRQRFTVGY
- a CDS encoding MBL fold metallo-hydrolase yields the protein MSLFAPLRGLVLACVTLAGPVLATEPLQLEVYNPGHAAIFPVSSVIVSGEHDAVLIDAQFGKAQAEQLVQRLRASGKHLTSIYISHGDPDYYFGLDTLTQAFPEAKVLASAATVAHIRQTMDAKLAYWGPQLGADKPARLVLPQVLEGHQLTLEGQALEVIGLDGPQPERSFVWIPSIKAVVGGVVVSEHIHVWMADTQTAKSHADWLGTLAHIEALAPRTVIPGHYLGDSSRSLEAVRFTVNYMRAFDAETAKAKDAGALIKAMKQHYPDLADESSLALGAKVAKGEMKW
- a CDS encoding LysR family transcriptional regulator encodes the protein MDRLNAMRVFVTVVDLGSQSAAADHLQLSRPVVSRYLAELEDWVGARLMQRTTRKLSLTAAGQETLPRCRQLLELAGDLQAAVQQPDDAPKGALRISVSTSFGQAQLVDAVAAYVRRYPGVKVELQMLDRTVNLVDERIDLAIRTSNDLDPNLIARRLSVCRSVVCAAPAYLREHGTPQQVEELSRHNCLTHAYFGHNLWHFDVAGRQVAVPVAGNISANEAMTLQKAALAGAGIAMLPTYQAAEALRRGELVRLLPEAKPRELNLNAVYTSRKHMPATLRSMLDFLVQRFQDEPEWDRAL
- a CDS encoding oxaloacetate decarboxylase, which codes for MPKASHQDLRFAFRELLASGSCYHTASVFDPMSARIAADLGFEVGILGGSVASLQVLAAPDFALITLSEFVEQATRIGRVAQLPFLADADHGYGNALNVMRTVIELERAGVAALTIEDTLLPAQFGRKSTDLITVEEGVGKIRAALEARVDSSLSIIARTNAGVLTTEEIIVRTQSYQKAGADGICMVGVKDFEQLEQIAEHLTIPLMLVTYGNPNLRDDERLARLGVRIVVDGHAAYFAAIKATYDCLRLQRGQQNKSENLSATELSHTYTQPEDYIRWAKEYMSVEE